One window from the genome of Clarias gariepinus isolate MV-2021 ecotype Netherlands chromosome 15, CGAR_prim_01v2, whole genome shotgun sequence encodes:
- the amh gene encoding muellerian-inhibiting factor isoform X2 has product MVAMMCFCLMLLLPVTVFTGPASPTLSPSHHLLQDVPCVEEKQKRHPDALCEDFLTLQNVWRKDGDLVKQGLAQFGFCTHDAEQVSSLTMQMEQKENGPECLHSKSEHWGVDEDGTFTLTLHFAKPGTYEQTTLASMMLLFFIESYNSDELKITFSSHVLQPNNQMVCISQATRFLVLRGVQPESSSHENIQLRMEVQHDSGKKIGLSEFQTIMNKRNSRSKSPVVLLFPKKSDNHSNGTFLFLCELQKFLNEVSPQGNPLPVQDEVVAISPSVLHSLPSLPLGRFSSESLLHELVNSSSTVLFHFPDQSLELRSNRVELDLKPSLLSVLKLKLDEALAKVQMEDVGRGAMDKLQTLSVLSALPDDGAEPGLENQREVQYRALLLLKGLQAVLNAWAVERAQRAARAGQQEPARINHCHLESFTVSLEKYLLDPATANINNCEGACGFPLFSGNNHAILLNSHLQSGQPLNRPLCCVPVAYEDLCVIEVHRDSTLVSYKTNMVAKECGCR; this is encoded by the exons ATGGTTGCGATGATGTGCTTTTGTCTGATGCTGCTTCTACCTGTAACGGTGTTTACAGGGCCTGCCAGCCCTACACTTTCTCCATCGCACCATCTTTTGCAGGACGTGCCATGTGTTGAGGAGAAGCAGAAGCGTCACCCTGATGCACTGTGTGAGGACTTCCTCACTTTGCAAAATGTCTGGAGAAAAGACGGAGATCTGGTGAAGCAGGGATTAGCACAGTTTGGATTTTGTACACATGATGCTGAACAGGTTTCATCACTAACAATGCAAATGGAGCAGAAAGAGAATGGCCCAGAATGTTTGCACAGCAAATCAG aacattggGGTGTTGACGAGGATGGGACTTTTACACTGACcctacattttgcaaagcctgGGACATACGAACAAACCACACTGGCTTCCATGATGCTGCTGTTTTTCATTGAGTCCTACAACTCAGATGAGTTGAAGATCACATTCAGCAGTCATGTCCTTCAGCCAAACAACCAG ATGGTGTGTATTTCTCAGGCAACACGCTTCCTGGTTCTTAGAGGAGTTCAGCCCGAGAGCTCTAGTCATGAGAATATACAACTGAGGATGGAAGTTCAGCATGACAGTG GAAAGAAAATAGGTTTGTCTGAATTTCAGACCATTATGAATAAGAGGAACAGCAGATCCAAGAGTccagtagttcttttgtttccaaaGAAATCTGACAACCATTCAAATGG AACGTTCCTCTTTTTGTGTGAACTACAGAAGTTCTTAAATGAAGTATCACCTCAAGGAAATCCATTGCCTGTACAAGATGAAGTCGTGGCGATCAGCCCCAGTGTTCTTCACTCTCTTCCTTCTTTACCTCTTGGGAGGTTTTCAAGCGAGTCTCTTCTTCATGAGCTGGTCAATTCGTCAAGCACAGTTCTATTCCACTTTCCTGACCAAAGCCTGGAACTGAGGAGCAACCGAGTGGAGCTGGATCTAAAGCCATCATTGCTGTCTGTGCTGAAATTGAAACTAGATGAGGCTTTAGCAAAAGTGCAGATGGAGGACGTTGGACGTGGTGCGATGGATAAACTGCAGACTCTTAGTGTTCTCAGTGCACTTCCTGATGATGGAGCAGAGCCGG GTTTGGAGAACCAACGTGAGGTCCAGTACAGAGCCCTATTACTTCTGAAGGGTTTACAGGCTGTGCTTAATGCTTGGGCCGTAGAGAGAGCTCAGAGAGCGGCCCGAGCCGGGCAGCAGGAACCAGCAAGGATTAATCATTGTCACCTGGAGAGTTTCACTGTGTCTCTGGAGAAGTACCTGTTGGATCCTGCCACAGCCAATATCAACAACTGTGAAGGAGCATGTGGTTTCCCTCTGTTCAGCGGTAACAACCATGCCATCCTGCTGAACAGCCACTTGCAGAGCGGACAGCCTCTAAATCGCCCCCTCTGCTGTGTGCCCGTGGCGTACGAGGACCTGTGCGTGATCGAGGTCCACCGAGACTCCACCCTGGTCTCTTACAAGACCAACATGGTAGCCAAGGAG
- the amh gene encoding muellerian-inhibiting factor isoform X1, producing the protein MVAMMCFCLMLLLPVTVFTGPASPTLSPSHHLLQDVPCVEEKQKRHPDALCEDFLTLQNVWRKDGDLVKQGLAQFGFCTHDAEQVSSLTMQMEQKENGPECLHSKSEHWGVDEDGTFTLTLHFAKPGTYEQTTLASMMLLFFIESYNSDELKITFSSHVLQPNNQMVCISQATRFLVLRGVQPESSSHENIQLRMEVQHDSGKKIGLSEFQTIMNKRNSRSKSPVVLLFPKKSDNHSNGTFLFLCELQKFLNEVSPQGNPLPVQDEVVAISPSVLHSLPSLPLGRFSSESLLHELVNSSSTVLFHFPDQSLELRSNRVELDLKPSLLSVLKLKLDEALAKVQMEDVGRGAMDKLQTLSVLSALPDDGAEPGTGLENQREVQYRALLLLKGLQAVLNAWAVERAQRAARAGQQEPARINHCHLESFTVSLEKYLLDPATANINNCEGACGFPLFSGNNHAILLNSHLQSGQPLNRPLCCVPVAYEDLCVIEVHRDSTLVSYKTNMVAKECGCR; encoded by the exons ATGGTTGCGATGATGTGCTTTTGTCTGATGCTGCTTCTACCTGTAACGGTGTTTACAGGGCCTGCCAGCCCTACACTTTCTCCATCGCACCATCTTTTGCAGGACGTGCCATGTGTTGAGGAGAAGCAGAAGCGTCACCCTGATGCACTGTGTGAGGACTTCCTCACTTTGCAAAATGTCTGGAGAAAAGACGGAGATCTGGTGAAGCAGGGATTAGCACAGTTTGGATTTTGTACACATGATGCTGAACAGGTTTCATCACTAACAATGCAAATGGAGCAGAAAGAGAATGGCCCAGAATGTTTGCACAGCAAATCAG aacattggGGTGTTGACGAGGATGGGACTTTTACACTGACcctacattttgcaaagcctgGGACATACGAACAAACCACACTGGCTTCCATGATGCTGCTGTTTTTCATTGAGTCCTACAACTCAGATGAGTTGAAGATCACATTCAGCAGTCATGTCCTTCAGCCAAACAACCAG ATGGTGTGTATTTCTCAGGCAACACGCTTCCTGGTTCTTAGAGGAGTTCAGCCCGAGAGCTCTAGTCATGAGAATATACAACTGAGGATGGAAGTTCAGCATGACAGTG GAAAGAAAATAGGTTTGTCTGAATTTCAGACCATTATGAATAAGAGGAACAGCAGATCCAAGAGTccagtagttcttttgtttccaaaGAAATCTGACAACCATTCAAATGG AACGTTCCTCTTTTTGTGTGAACTACAGAAGTTCTTAAATGAAGTATCACCTCAAGGAAATCCATTGCCTGTACAAGATGAAGTCGTGGCGATCAGCCCCAGTGTTCTTCACTCTCTTCCTTCTTTACCTCTTGGGAGGTTTTCAAGCGAGTCTCTTCTTCATGAGCTGGTCAATTCGTCAAGCACAGTTCTATTCCACTTTCCTGACCAAAGCCTGGAACTGAGGAGCAACCGAGTGGAGCTGGATCTAAAGCCATCATTGCTGTCTGTGCTGAAATTGAAACTAGATGAGGCTTTAGCAAAAGTGCAGATGGAGGACGTTGGACGTGGTGCGATGGATAAACTGCAGACTCTTAGTGTTCTCAGTGCACTTCCTGATGATGGAGCAGAGCCGGGTACAG GTTTGGAGAACCAACGTGAGGTCCAGTACAGAGCCCTATTACTTCTGAAGGGTTTACAGGCTGTGCTTAATGCTTGGGCCGTAGAGAGAGCTCAGAGAGCGGCCCGAGCCGGGCAGCAGGAACCAGCAAGGATTAATCATTGTCACCTGGAGAGTTTCACTGTGTCTCTGGAGAAGTACCTGTTGGATCCTGCCACAGCCAATATCAACAACTGTGAAGGAGCATGTGGTTTCCCTCTGTTCAGCGGTAACAACCATGCCATCCTGCTGAACAGCCACTTGCAGAGCGGACAGCCTCTAAATCGCCCCCTCTGCTGTGTGCCCGTGGCGTACGAGGACCTGTGCGTGATCGAGGTCCACCGAGACTCCACCCTGGTCTCTTACAAGACCAACATGGTAGCCAAGGAG